From Gloeocapsa sp. PCC 73106:
CTTCTCTGTTAATTAATCATCGTGATTTTTCTCGACGGGAGGATTTTGATCAAGCTATCGTAGAAAGTCTACAAAGAGCTGAAATAGACTGGGTTATCATGGCAGGCTGGATGCGCATCGTTACCACTGTACTGTTAAATGCTTTTACTGATCGGATTATTAATATTCATCCGAGTCTGTTACCTAGTTTTCCAGGAATTCGCGCGGTAGAGCAAGCATTGGCTGCTGGGGTGAAAATTACGGGTTGTACTGTTCATTTAGCGACTTTAGCGGTAGATAGCGGTCCTATTTTGATTCAAGCGGCGGTTCCCGTCTTTCCTGAAGATACACCAGCGACTTTACACGCTCGAATTCAGATACAAGAGCACCTGATATTACCTCAGGCGATCGCTTTTTGTAGTGAGAATCTTCTGTGATAGTGTAAGATAACTTCTGATCATCGCAGCTTCAACAGTTAAAACCGTAAATCTCTAAAAACCACTTAACACCAAGGATGATTTTGGATGGAATTTTCAATCGCCACACTTTTAGCTCAATTTAGTGAAGACAAGTTAGTTGCAGGTAAAATTCTCGAAAAAAAACTAGACTGTCAAAACGATACCATTAGAGAAAAGTTGCAAATCGCTCTCGATGCTCTAGAAAAATTGGGCATGATCGTCAAAGAAAGAGGGAAATATCGTCGTCTTTACACCGAAGAACTAGTCGAAGCTAAACTGAGATGTTCTAGTAAGGGTTTTTGCTTCGCGATTCAAGACGATGAAGACGCAGAGGATATCTACGTGCGAGAAAGTCATTTGAGTAACGCTTGGAATGGCGATCGCGTCTTGGTCAAAATCATTAAAGAAGGAACCAGAAGACGTTCCCCCGAAGGAGAAGTCAGATTGATCCTCGAAAGGGCTAATCCCTCTTTATTAGCGAGAGTACTCAACGAAAATCAAGAGTATATGGCTATCCCCTTAGACGATCGCTTACTCTTTGAACTGCAACTCCAAGAAAATGGTACTAATTTAGCCGAAACAGTCGATCATCTAGTCCACGTCAACGTCTTGCGTTACCCCATCGGACAATATCCTCCTCTAGGTAAAATTACTCGTGTTCTTGGTAGTGATGCAGAAGCGGCCGCCGATACTGATATCGTAAGCTGTAAACACGATCTCCCTTCGGATTTTGCTCCCTCTCTACTCGAACTCGCTGCCAATTTAACCAAGTCCATCACTGCTACTGATCTGGAAAATAGAAAAGATCTCAGAGACTTGTTGACTTTTACCTTAGATTCAGATTCAGATCATCCCGGGATTTGGGTGGAAAATGCTTTTACTCTGGAAACAACCCCCACAGGAGATTGGCAATTTGGTATTCATATCGTTGATCTCCCTCATTACCTCTTGGAAGAATCTCCTCTAGATTTAGAAGCGAGAAAAAGAGGAACCGCTATTTATCTAGGGGAGAAAATTTTACCTCTGTTTCCTGAAGCTGTGCAAAATCTCTACAGTTTAAATGTGGGTGACGAACATTTGACTATTTCTGTGTTAATAACACTAGATCAGTCAGGACAAATCCAACAATTTACTATTGTCCCCAGTATAATTCGAGTAGATCAGCATTTGAGTTATCAACAGGTTCAGTCTTTGTTGAGCGAAGAAGATGATATAGACTCAAGCTTAGTTAACGTGGTCGAAAAACTCAGAGAATTGTTTTTTCAGCTGAGTCCTTTAGTTAAAGCACAACGTCTAGAAAGAGGTGGTTTTGAAATTACCCTAAGTCAAACTCAACCACCCTATAAAGACGAGGGAAGAATGGGGGTTATTATTACCGATCCTATTCTACCAGTGCGATCGCTCTTAACGGACATGATTATTCTTGTAGGAAGAGTGGTTGCAGAACATTTTAGCGCTTTGAATCTACCGGGTATTTTTTCCACTCAGTCGGTACCAGATTGGGATGAGTTAGAAGATCTACTGAAGTTGGGGGTTAATCTGGGATTAGATATGAGTTTAGAGTCAGAAGAGGAAATCTTACCTCAAGATTGTCAGCGTCTAACTCAGGCTTTTGCTCAATCTCCAGCCCAGAAAGTGCTCAACTATTTACTCCTATCGAGTTTAAAGCCCGTTAAATACACCAGTAAACCCGGAAAACATTTCGGTTTAGCTTATCAAGATAATTACACTCATTGCGTCTCCCCTGGACAACGTTACGCCGATCTCTGGAATCTACGCATACTTACAGCACTTTTTGTTCATGGACGCGATCGCCGTCACAGTAACGCTAAAAAAGCCGTTGATTTATATAGTAATACTTCCCATGGTCAAATCAACTGGAACGTTTTACCCCCTACTCTTCAAGAAGAACTAGAAAATGAGTTACACCACATTATTCACCGTTTAAATGAACGAGAAAAAATCGCCGAAGACGCCGAAAAAGACTTAAAAGGACTCAAAAAAGCCGAGAAAATGAAGGAAAGAACGGGTCAGGTCTTCAGAGGTTTAATTACTGGTGTACAATCCTATGGTTTCTTTGTAGAAATAGAGGATCTTTTGGTGGAGGGGTTAGTACACGTTAGTTCTCTCAAGGATGATTGGTATGAATACCGTTCTCGTCACAGTTGTCTGATTGGTCGTAAAAATCGCATCGCTTATCGCTTGGGAGATTACGTCGAGGTAGAGGTCAAAAGTGTAGATTATTATCGTCAACAAATCGATCTAGTTACTGTTAGTGGTGGTGTTACCGCAACGACAGAAGATTTAGAAGACGAGTAAAGGTGTGATATCAAGTCCAGGTAAATACTTATACATAAAGGTGAGTAGGGGGAAAGGGGAAAGGGTAAAGGGTAAACTCACATCTTCCACCAGGTATTTATCTTAATGGTTAAAAATGGGGGAAAGGTTAAAGGGGAAAGTAAATTCGCCAACCATTAATCTTTCTTTTTATCTTAAGTACTTACGCAGTCTGTTCTAAATAATAGTGCTAGCATGGAGAATTATAACTCAGTACTTCTATGGTTAAAAGCAACTTTTGGAAAATAGTCCCCCTGTTGCTAATAGTTTATGTTGCAGTAGGGGACAGTTTTTTGCCTCCGAGTCTAGGCAATTATAGCCGTATAACTCGTGACAAGATTAATAGCTATTTACTCAATATCTTTCCCGAAAGAGATATCGAAAGTCCTTACGGGAAAAACGATGACATTATTGATCAAGTAGAACAAAAAAACCGATAATCCAACAATTACTTGTTTTTTAACCAGCTAAACATCGCGCGCAAATCTTGACCAACTGCTTCGATGGGATGTTCACTTTCTTGGCGTCTCATCGCGGTAAATCCTGGTTTACCCGCTTGATTCTCTAAAACAAACTCACGGGCAAATTGACCTGATTGTATTTCTTTAAGAATTTGACGCATTTCAGCGCGTGTTTGGTCTGTAATTACGCGAGGACCACGAGTATAATCGCCATATTCAGCGGTGTTAGAAATACTGTCACGCATTTTAGCTAATCCTCCTTCTACGATCAAGTCAACGATTAACTTAACCTCGTGGAGACATTCAAAATAAGCTAATTCCGGTTGATAACCTGCCTCGACCAGGGTTTCAAACCCCGATTTAATTAAAGCGGTCAAACCACCGCAGAGTACTGCTTGTTCTCCAAAGAGGTCGGTTTCGGTTTCTTCGCGGAAACTGGTTTCCAGAATACCGCCACGGGTTCCGCCAATACCTTTAGCATAGGCCATAGCGCGATCGCGTGCTTGTCCGGAAGCGTCTTGATAGACAGCGAATAAACAGGGTACACCCTCACCTTGCTCGTAGGTACGTCTGACTAGGTGACCTGGGCCCTTGGGTGCTACCATAATCACATCCACAAAGGAAGGTGGAAGGATTTGACCGAAATGGATATTAAACCCATGAGCAAAAGCGAGTATTTTCCCTTCGCTTAAATTGGGAAGAATTTCGCTAGTGTAGATAGTTTTTTGGACTTCATCGGGGAGTAAAATCATGATGATGTCGGCTTTAGCCGAAGCGTCAGCTACGTTGTAGACGCTTAAACCAGAAGCTTCGGCTTTAGACGTTGATTTGCTTCCCTGGTAGAGTCCAACGATCACGTTAACACCACTATCTTTGAGGTTGAGTGCGTGGGCGTGACCTTGAGAACCGTAGCCAATGATCGCAATAGTTTTATCTGTAAGTAAATCTAAGTTGGCGTCGTCATCATAATACATCTGGGCCATAGGTTGATCTCCTGTCTTAATGTGCTAAACTTACTATTATATTCTAGGAATTACTTGCTATAGTAGAATGCGATTTCCTTGTCCTTGAGAGGGGCAAAATCAGCGTCGATTAACATTTGATTCAACTTGTCTTGAGGAAGGTGTTTAGCACCAATACGCACAATACGCGATCGCATGGTATTGCTAACCCCACTGCGCTGTCTCCCTGCTTCTAAGGCCATTACTTCCTGATATAATTTGAGCTTAACTTCCGGAATGGGAGAGCCATCGAAATCAATTCCTTGGGCGATCGCCTGATCTATGGCATCGGCGCCTAAATTTTCTGACATGATTAACAAACCTGCTTTAATTATGTATAGATTAACACGAAAAGTAGCAACAAAAAACTCATGAGCCAAGAATGGCAAGTAGCCAAAACCTACGAAGATATTTTTTACCACAAAGGCGATGGTATCGCTAAAATTACTATCAATCGTCCCGAAAAAAGAAACGCTTTTCGTCCTAAAACCATCTCGGAACTCTACGACGCCTTTAGTAACGCTCGAGAAGACCAACGTATTGGGGTAGTCTTGTTAACAGGGGCAGGTCCCCATACAGACGGTAAATACGCCTTTTGTGCAGGAGGCGATCAAAGTGTCAGAGGAACAGGAGGATATATAGACGAAGAGGGTACACCCCGTCTCAACGTTCTCGATTTGCAGCGTCTAATTCGTTCTTTACCTAAAGTAGTTATAGCATTGGTAGCAGGTTACGCGATCGGTGGAGGTCACGTTTTACACTTGATTTGCGATTTAACTATAGCCGCAGATAACGCTATTTTCGGTCAAAGTGGACCAAAAGTAGGGAGTTTTGACGGTGGTTTTGGCGCTAGCTATCTCGCTAGAATAGTGGGTCAAAAGAAAGCCAGAGAGATTTGGTTTCTCTGTCGTCAATATAGCGCCCAGGAAGCCTTAGATATGGGCTTAGTGAATACAGTAGTCCCAGTATCAGAGTTAGAATTAGAAGGAATACAATGGGCGAATGAAATTCTCGCTAAAAGTCCCATCGCCATTCGTTGCTTAAAAGCAGCTTTTAACGCTGATTGCGATGGACAAGCAGGATTACAGGAATTAGCGGGTAACGCTACTCTACTTTACTACATGACCGCGGAAGGAGCAGAGGGAAAACAGGCTTTTTTAGAAAAGCGACCTCCCGATTTTCGTCAATATCCCTGGCTTCCTTAGGTAAATCCCAGGCTATGGTAATATCAATAACAATCATCAAAAACAGCTACCACCTGTGTCTAAGCGAA
This genomic window contains:
- a CDS encoding DUF4090 family protein; the encoded protein is MSENLGADAIDQAIAQGIDFDGSPIPEVKLKLYQEVMALEAGRQRSGVSNTMRSRIVRIGAKHLPQDKLNQMLIDADFAPLKDKEIAFYYSK
- the purN gene encoding phosphoribosylglycinamide formyltransferase, which encodes MNNVSNSRLISPPLSELTKKSGKPLKLAVLASGQGSNFEAIAQSIDSGQLNAQVAIVIYNNPEAQVSERAQNWQVPSLLINHRDFSRREDFDQAIVESLQRAEIDWVIMAGWMRIVTTVLLNAFTDRIINIHPSLLPSFPGIRAVEQALAAGVKITGCTVHLATLAVDSGPILIQAAVPVFPEDTPATLHARIQIQEHLILPQAIAFCSENLL
- the menB gene encoding 1,4-dihydroxy-2-naphthoyl-CoA synthase, with protein sequence MSQEWQVAKTYEDIFYHKGDGIAKITINRPEKRNAFRPKTISELYDAFSNAREDQRIGVVLLTGAGPHTDGKYAFCAGGDQSVRGTGGYIDEEGTPRLNVLDLQRLIRSLPKVVIALVAGYAIGGGHVLHLICDLTIAADNAIFGQSGPKVGSFDGGFGASYLARIVGQKKAREIWFLCRQYSAQEALDMGLVNTVVPVSELELEGIQWANEILAKSPIAIRCLKAAFNADCDGQAGLQELAGNATLLYYMTAEGAEGKQAFLEKRPPDFRQYPWLP
- the ilvC gene encoding ketol-acid reductoisomerase; translation: MAQMYYDDDANLDLLTDKTIAIIGYGSQGHAHALNLKDSGVNVIVGLYQGSKSTSKAEASGLSVYNVADASAKADIIMILLPDEVQKTIYTSEILPNLSEGKILAFAHGFNIHFGQILPPSFVDVIMVAPKGPGHLVRRTYEQGEGVPCLFAVYQDASGQARDRAMAYAKGIGGTRGGILETSFREETETDLFGEQAVLCGGLTALIKSGFETLVEAGYQPELAYFECLHEVKLIVDLIVEGGLAKMRDSISNTAEYGDYTRGPRVITDQTRAEMRQILKEIQSGQFAREFVLENQAGKPGFTAMRRQESEHPIEAVGQDLRAMFSWLKNK
- a CDS encoding ribonuclease R family protein, giving the protein MEFSIATLLAQFSEDKLVAGKILEKKLDCQNDTIREKLQIALDALEKLGMIVKERGKYRRLYTEELVEAKLRCSSKGFCFAIQDDEDAEDIYVRESHLSNAWNGDRVLVKIIKEGTRRRSPEGEVRLILERANPSLLARVLNENQEYMAIPLDDRLLFELQLQENGTNLAETVDHLVHVNVLRYPIGQYPPLGKITRVLGSDAEAAADTDIVSCKHDLPSDFAPSLLELAANLTKSITATDLENRKDLRDLLTFTLDSDSDHPGIWVENAFTLETTPTGDWQFGIHIVDLPHYLLEESPLDLEARKRGTAIYLGEKILPLFPEAVQNLYSLNVGDEHLTISVLITLDQSGQIQQFTIVPSIIRVDQHLSYQQVQSLLSEEDDIDSSLVNVVEKLRELFFQLSPLVKAQRLERGGFEITLSQTQPPYKDEGRMGVIITDPILPVRSLLTDMIILVGRVVAEHFSALNLPGIFSTQSVPDWDELEDLLKLGVNLGLDMSLESEEEILPQDCQRLTQAFAQSPAQKVLNYLLLSSLKPVKYTSKPGKHFGLAYQDNYTHCVSPGQRYADLWNLRILTALFVHGRDRRHSNAKKAVDLYSNTSHGQINWNVLPPTLQEELENELHHIIHRLNEREKIAEDAEKDLKGLKKAEKMKERTGQVFRGLITGVQSYGFFVEIEDLLVEGLVHVSSLKDDWYEYRSRHSCLIGRKNRIAYRLGDYVEVEVKSVDYYRQQIDLVTVSGGVTATTEDLEDE